The following nucleotide sequence is from Mucilaginibacter sp. cycad4.
TCAGCACAGTTAAGGACAGTTAATCAACTACAAATCCGGGTAGCCAACCTGATGGCCAACAGGATTATCGATATGGATAAAAAGCATATCCCTTACCGGATCTTCTATAATACTAATTTCCAGTCTCACAGTGCAGGTTCTAAAGGTCCTGACGGCCTTTTTACAGCTATAAACTGGGAGCCTAAGTCGTCAGGCTTGATTGGGCCGGTAACACTTGAGCCGGTTAAACAGCTGCTTATTAAGTAATTATTTAAGGGTTTTATTTCGAAAAGGTGGTCGTTCCGGGCCGCCTTTTTTTGTGTCTATCCTGCTGATAGCAGGACACTACAGGATGGTGTTATTGAAATTAACTTTTATGTTCGTATATACAATTATAACCCAAACTGTACCAAACAGTAAACCCCTTAATTTGATTTTATGAAAAGAATTTTTATTCATTCTTGTAAAATGCTATTGCTATTACTGCTATTTAATGTGGCAGGGGCAGATAGTGTATTTGCACAAAGGCTTAGCATTACGGGTACCATTACAGATAGTAAGCATCAACCGGTTTCGGCTGCATCCGTGCAAATAAAAGGCACAAAATCGGGTACCACATCCGATCTTGACGGAAAATATGCCATTAAGGCTTCCGAAGGACAGGTATTAGTATTTAAATCCATCGGTTTTGACGCTAAAGAAGTTACCGTAGGCACAAGTAACACCATCAATGTTACCCTAACTGAGGCCGAATCGCAATTGAACGAAGTAGTAGTTATTGGCTACGGTGCACAAAAGCGGGCTAATGTTACCGGATCGCAAGCCACATTTAAAGCAGATAATTTAAACGAGAGGGCTATAACGCGTGTTGACCAGGCACTTGTAGGCCAGATGGCAGGTGTAACCGTTAAACAAACAACAGGCGTACCCGGTAAAGCTTTTAGCGTTAACGTGCGTGGCAGTGGTTCTATAAGTGCAGGTAATGAGCCATTATATGTAATAGATGGCTTTCCTTTGTCTGTGTCAGCAATAGGCAGCGGCGGTAGTTTTGGCTCAGGAAACCCGCTTGATAATATCAATCCAAATGATATTGAAGATATCCAGGTTTTAAAAGATGCGGCGGCAGCGGCTATCTATGGTTCAAGGGCATCAAACGGTGTTGTTTTGATCACCACTAAAAAAGGCAAATCGGGTAAGGCAAAAATTAGTTACAGTGCTTATTATGGTTATAATGCTGCGGCCAAGTATTTGCCCATGCTTAATGGCGATCAATGGATTGACCGGGCTACAGAAATGATCAATGCGGCTTACGTACTTAAATTTGGGGCACAGGGAGCAACAGCAAGTGATGATAATGCAACACGCCAGGCACTAAATGGCGGTGCATTTAGCGCTGCCTATATGCTTGACCCAAGATGGGCTATGCCGGGTCATCCGGGGTTACAGTATGTAAACTGGGAAAAAGCTATTGAGCAAAAAGGAGCCATGCAAAACCAGGCATTAAGCGCAAGCGGCGGCAATGAGTTTGTAAATTATTTTATTTCAGGAAACTATGCTAATCAGGATGGTTTTGTGAAAGGCTTGGGTTATAAAGCTTACTCGGCCAGGGCTAATGTGGAGGTGCATGCTGCAAAAAATCTAAAATTAGGTTTAAACCTGGCACCTACCTATTCCATTTCGCAGGACCCTGGTGTTGAAGGAAAAGATAATATTTTTCACCAGGCCATAAGCTATAGCCCTATACAGGAAGATACGGTAGGCTTATATCCCAATGCATTTAAAAACGGACAATATACCTGGGGCAACTCAGCAAACAGCCCTATTGCTAAATTGGAGAACAAAGTAGGGCAAACCAAAAAATACCGCACACTGGGCAGCATATATGCAGAATACGAAATTATAAAGGGATTAACATTGAGAAGCTCACTGAACCTTGATAATGTTGATAATGCATCTAATAGTTATACACCGTACACCATTGCCGGGAATTTGGCTACCAGAACCTTTGATGCTGCGAAAAATCCTAATTTAACAGCTAATACTTCAGGATCATACAGCACATTTAAAAGACAAACCTTTGTTAATGAAAACACGCTTACCTATAATACCACCATTCACGCAAACCATAGCTTGAGTTTATTATTAGGCCAGTCTTACAATACGGATCGCTTAGATCAATCTACGCTATCATCGGTTGGGGGGTATACCAGCAGCGTTATTCAAACCTTAAACGCGGCTGCCACTGTAACCGGTAACACAACCGGAACCAAAAGTGTGTTGGTATCATACTTTAGCCGAGCGCAATACGCATATAAAAATAAGTACCTTTTATCCGCAAGTTTACGGGAGGATGGCTCGTCAAGATTTGGCGGCAATACCAAATATGGTGTTTTTCCATCAGCATCCGTAGGCTGGCGCATCATACAGGAAGATTTTATGAAAAGGCTGCCTGTAATGAGCGATTTGAAACTGCGCTTTAGTTATGGCGTAAATGGTAATAATAGCATCGCCGATTACGGAAGCATTTCACAAATAGGTTCATACGGATATGTTTTGGGTTCGCCGCAGGCATTGGCTATCGGGCAGGCCCCAAGCAACTTACCAAACCCGGATATCAAATGGGAAAAATCACAAACTTATGATGTGGGACTTGATTTCGGCTTATTCAGCAACCGTTTAACAGGTTCATTTGACTACTACAACAAGTTAAATACCGACTTATTGCTGAATGTACCGATCCTTCAATCTACCGGTTTCAGCAGCCAGCTGCGTAATGCAGGTTCGGTACGCAACATTGGTCAGGAGCTGGAATTAACCAGCCGTAATTTAGTAGGCAAGGTTCAATGGAGCACATCAATTAATGTCAGTCATTATAAAAATAAAATCGTAAGTCTTTACGGCAACCAGAAACAAATTATTATTCCAAATTCATTTGATGTTTCTGATGCCATTTTGCGTGTAGGCCAGCCGATAAACAGTATTTATGTTGTAAAACAAATAGGTTTCCTTACACAGGCAGATCTTGATAACCATGTGGCAACCTATGGTACCGGCGAAACAGTTGGCGATCCAAAATACCAGGACCTGAACGGTGATGGTGTAATAACCGAAGCCGATAAACAAATTGTTGGTCATCCAAATCCTACTTATACCTGGGGTATCACCAATACTGTACGCTGGAAAGGTTTCGACCTTACTGTTTTAGTTCAGGGTCAAAATGGCGGCTCAATTTATTCCTTACTGGGCAGGGCCATAACCCGTACAGGCCAGGGCTTTACAGATAATGCCCCTGCATTTTATGACAATCGCTGGAGATCACCTGAAAATCAGGGAGCCGGCCGGGTTAGCAAAGCTTATTCTACATTCGGTTTCGTAGCTAATACCGATTGGCTGTATTCTTCAGATTATGTGAGGGTTAGGAATATCACCTTAGGTTACGATCTTAAAAATATATTTAAAACCAGGGTTTTAGGGGCAGCACGACTGTATGTTACCGCCGAAAACTTCTTCGGACATGATAAATATTATGGAGGTTTCAACCCGGAGGCGCAAAATACAGCTATCAGCTCTGACAGTAACTATCCGGAAGCTGGTGATTACGGCGGCTTGCCATTAGCTAAATCATTGATCTTCGGGCTAAATGTTACTTTTTAATTATTTCAACATTATCAAAATGAAAAAGATATTTTTTCTATCAACCATATCGGCTGTATTTTTAATGGCCTCCTGTAACAAAGATTTAAACCAGGTGCCTATATCCGCTTCAACAACAGCAACTTTTTACAAATCGCCAAGTGATTTTTTGCAGGCTACAAACGCTATCTATGCCGATCTGCACAATTACCCGGTACGATTAGCCAATATGTCTGAAATCCGTTCGGATAATATTTATGGTGTGTCGGTTACCGTGCGTGACTGGGACCCGGTGAACGATTTCTCTCCCTCATTAGCTGCAAACGCTTATGTTACCGAAGCCTGGGGTACCGATTTTAATGGTATTTTCAGGGCTAATACCCTGCTTGACCAGGTTGCAAAAAATGGCAGCTATATCGGCTCTGCATCATTAGCTACCAGGTTGCAGGCCGAAGCTAAGTTTCTGCGGGCATTTTATTATTTCGACCTGGTTAGGTATTTCGGTAAAGTCCCTGTAATTGACCATCCGGTTACAGCGCCCGAAGCTAATGCAATAGGCCGTAGTGCTGTTGCCGATGTTTACAAACTGATCATAGCCGATCTGCAATCGGCGGTAGCTAACCTACCCACCACGTATACCGGTGTAGATGTAGGCCGTGCTACCAAATACGCGGCAGAAGCCCTGCTGGCACAGGTTTACATGGCTAAATCGGCACCAAATTACGGTATCGAAGGCCCTGGGACGGGCTCAAATGAATGGAATTTAGCTTTACCATTATTGCAGGATATTATCAGCAGTGGCAAGTTTGCTTTTGAACCTACTTACAGCAATGTGTTTTCATATACCAATCAAAGTCCTGCGGTTAACAAAGAGGCTGTTTTTGATGTAATGTATACCAGTGGCATAAGCGGTACAAGCGATCTTTACGGCGCTTCATTTCCATGGGCGCTTGCGCCCAGCGGCTACTTTTTACCTTTTAAGGACAACAAATCAAATGGAAGCCTGGAGATTATCCCTGTATCAAACGATCTGGCAAACAGTTATGACGCTGCCGACGTACGTAAGGCTTTTAGTATTTATACCGCAGGTTATACCAACGCGGGCAGTACAGAAAATCGCCCGTTCTTTAAAAAATGGCTCGATATAACTAAAATTCCAACTGCCAGCCGCTTTGACTGGGGAATTAACTTCATCGCCATCAGGTATACCGATGTATTAATGCTGAAAGCGGAGTGTATATTGAATGGCGCAACAGGTGGTTCGCAGGCTGATGTTGACGCTATTGTTAACCAGGTTCGTACACGGGCGGGGCTGCCATCTGTATCAGGCGTAACGCTTGCACAGTTGTTTGATGAACGCCGCAGGGAGTTTGCAGATGAAGGCTCACGCTGGTTTGATCTGCAAAGGAGCGGTAACCTTTTAACTATTATGAACAGCTGGATTGCTAAGGAAGATGCTCAGAAAGCTATCAAACCGGTTATAGCTAATTATGTTATTTACCCTGTACCGCAAACACAACTGGATGCTGCACCAGGGTTATATACACAAAACCCGGGGTATTGATCCTGGGGAATGATGAAAGAATTATCTTGGTCATCATAAAAAGGCTTGCCCCTCGGTGTTTCTGAGTGGTAGGCCTTTTAAAGAATAAACTTACCTATGAAATTATTACGTTATTGTGTTTTTCTGATAGTTATTACCGCAAATGCCGTAAACGGGCAAACTAACCTGGATTGGGCAAAAAAGGTTGGGGCCAGGCGTGCTCCGCAAAAAACAACGGTATGGTATGTAAATGATAATGGCGCAGCTAACGATGGCAACACCATAAACACAACTGCCATACAAAAAACTATTGATCAATGCTCGGCAAAAGGCGGCGGCATAGTTACTTTTAAACCCGGTATATATTTAACCGGCTCCATTTTTTTAAAGAATAATGTTTGCCTGAATATTGATCAGGGGGTGGAACTATTGGGCAGCCAGGATCTAAAAGATTACCCCGAAATTGATACCCGTGTTGCCGGTATTGAAATGAAATGGCCAGCTGCGTTGATCAACATAGCCGGGCAAACCAATGTGGCAATTACCGGAAAAGGATTGGTAAATGCGCAGGGTAAGCTATTTTGGGATATTTACCGCAAAATGCGTTCGGAATATGATCCTAAAGGGTTACGCTGGATAGTTGATTATGATGCCAAACGTCCACGTACGCTGCTGGTTTCCAACTCGGCAGATGTTACCATCAAAAATATTACGCTGCAGCAGGCTGGGTTCTGGACTGTGCAGCTGCTTTACTCAGATCATATTACGGTTGATGGCATTATCATCCGCAATAATGTTGATGGGCATGGGCCCTCAACAGATGGGATAGATATAGATTCATCAAGCTGGATCCTGGTACAAAACTGCGATATTGATTGCAACGATGATGATTTTTGCCTTAAAGCCGGTCGCGATTGGGACGGATTGAGGGTAAATAAACCCACTGAATATGTGGTGATCCGCAAATGCATCTCAAGGGCAGGCGCGGGATTGCTTACCTGTGGAAGCGAAACCTCGGGAGGGATCAGGCATGTACTTGCTACAGACCTCATAGGTAACGGAACCAGCAACGGGTTAAATATTAAATCGGCCATAACGAGGGGCGGAACGGTGGAGGATATCCACTTTACCAATATAACCATGAATGGCGTGGGGACTGCTTTTCAAATCACCATGAACTGGAACCCGAGTTATAGCTATTCAAAATTACCCGATGGATATAATGAAGCAACGCTGCCCGATCATTGGAAAAAGATCCTGCACAAAGTAGAGCCTGCCGAAAAAGGGATCCCTCATTTTAAAGATGTTTATATTTCAAACATTAAAGTGACAGGTGCAAAAAAAGCCGTTAATGCCATCGGACTTAAAGAATCAACTATGCAAAATTTTCATTTTGATAAGGTTAATATTGAGTCGGGCACGGCAGGCGATGTGCAGTTTGCACAGGCATGGGAGTGGAAAAACTCACAGATCATAACTCAGGATAATACCAAACTTAATTTAACTGATGCCCAGTCTGGTAAATAATAAATATAAGCTTTTAAAAAAGGTACTGGTTTGCGTAGCTGCAGGTTTAGGAATGCTTTTTTGCGCCTGGTCAGTTCCTCAGGTTCAGAAGAGCAGGAATGTTATTTCACTGGCGGGGCAATGGCAGTTTCAAATGGATCCTGCTGATAAGGGGATTGAAGAGAAGTGGTTCTTAAAATCACTGGCCGATACTATTCATTTGCCGGGTTCAATGACCCAAAACTTAAAAGGTGATGATATAACCCTTAAAACCAAATGGACTGGTAGCATTTACGATAGTTCGTGGTTTTACAACCCGCATATGGCAAAGTACCGGGTGCCTGACAATCTCAAAATACCTTTCTGGCTTACACCACCCAAGCATTATACAGGCGCGGCCTGGTATAAAAAGGAAGTAATTATTCCTGCGGATTGGAAAAATAAACACCTTGTACTTTTCCTCGAAAGAGCTCATACCGAAACCAGGTTATGGATAGATGGCACTGAAATCGGGATGCAAAACAGCCTGGTAGCCCCGCATCAGTTTGATCTGGGAGACAAACTCTCACCCGGAAAACATGAAATTACACTGTGCATTGATAATCGCGTTAAAGCCATCAACGTAGGTCCAGATTCTCATAGTATTACCGATCATACACAAGGCAACTGGAATGGGGTGATCGGTAAAAT
It contains:
- a CDS encoding TonB-dependent receptor; amino-acid sequence: MKRIFIHSCKMLLLLLLFNVAGADSVFAQRLSITGTITDSKHQPVSAASVQIKGTKSGTTSDLDGKYAIKASEGQVLVFKSIGFDAKEVTVGTSNTINVTLTEAESQLNEVVVIGYGAQKRANVTGSQATFKADNLNERAITRVDQALVGQMAGVTVKQTTGVPGKAFSVNVRGSGSISAGNEPLYVIDGFPLSVSAIGSGGSFGSGNPLDNINPNDIEDIQVLKDAAAAAIYGSRASNGVVLITTKKGKSGKAKISYSAYYGYNAAAKYLPMLNGDQWIDRATEMINAAYVLKFGAQGATASDDNATRQALNGGAFSAAYMLDPRWAMPGHPGLQYVNWEKAIEQKGAMQNQALSASGGNEFVNYFISGNYANQDGFVKGLGYKAYSARANVEVHAAKNLKLGLNLAPTYSISQDPGVEGKDNIFHQAISYSPIQEDTVGLYPNAFKNGQYTWGNSANSPIAKLENKVGQTKKYRTLGSIYAEYEIIKGLTLRSSLNLDNVDNASNSYTPYTIAGNLATRTFDAAKNPNLTANTSGSYSTFKRQTFVNENTLTYNTTIHANHSLSLLLGQSYNTDRLDQSTLSSVGGYTSSVIQTLNAAATVTGNTTGTKSVLVSYFSRAQYAYKNKYLLSASLREDGSSRFGGNTKYGVFPSASVGWRIIQEDFMKRLPVMSDLKLRFSYGVNGNNSIADYGSISQIGSYGYVLGSPQALAIGQAPSNLPNPDIKWEKSQTYDVGLDFGLFSNRLTGSFDYYNKLNTDLLLNVPILQSTGFSSQLRNAGSVRNIGQELELTSRNLVGKVQWSTSINVSHYKNKIVSLYGNQKQIIIPNSFDVSDAILRVGQPINSIYVVKQIGFLTQADLDNHVATYGTGETVGDPKYQDLNGDGVITEADKQIVGHPNPTYTWGITNTVRWKGFDLTVLVQGQNGGSIYSLLGRAITRTGQGFTDNAPAFYDNRWRSPENQGAGRVSKAYSTFGFVANTDWLYSSDYVRVRNITLGYDLKNIFKTRVLGAARLYVTAENFFGHDKYYGGFNPEAQNTAISSDSNYPEAGDYGGLPLAKSLIFGLNVTF
- a CDS encoding RagB/SusD family nutrient uptake outer membrane protein, encoding MKKIFFLSTISAVFLMASCNKDLNQVPISASTTATFYKSPSDFLQATNAIYADLHNYPVRLANMSEIRSDNIYGVSVTVRDWDPVNDFSPSLAANAYVTEAWGTDFNGIFRANTLLDQVAKNGSYIGSASLATRLQAEAKFLRAFYYFDLVRYFGKVPVIDHPVTAPEANAIGRSAVADVYKLIIADLQSAVANLPTTYTGVDVGRATKYAAEALLAQVYMAKSAPNYGIEGPGTGSNEWNLALPLLQDIISSGKFAFEPTYSNVFSYTNQSPAVNKEAVFDVMYTSGISGTSDLYGASFPWALAPSGYFLPFKDNKSNGSLEIIPVSNDLANSYDAADVRKAFSIYTAGYTNAGSTENRPFFKKWLDITKIPTASRFDWGINFIAIRYTDVLMLKAECILNGATGGSQADVDAIVNQVRTRAGLPSVSGVTLAQLFDERRREFADEGSRWFDLQRSGNLLTIMNSWIAKEDAQKAIKPVIANYVIYPVPQTQLDAAPGLYTQNPGY
- a CDS encoding glycosyl hydrolase family 28 protein — encoded protein: MKLLRYCVFLIVITANAVNGQTNLDWAKKVGARRAPQKTTVWYVNDNGAANDGNTINTTAIQKTIDQCSAKGGGIVTFKPGIYLTGSIFLKNNVCLNIDQGVELLGSQDLKDYPEIDTRVAGIEMKWPAALINIAGQTNVAITGKGLVNAQGKLFWDIYRKMRSEYDPKGLRWIVDYDAKRPRTLLVSNSADVTIKNITLQQAGFWTVQLLYSDHITVDGIIIRNNVDGHGPSTDGIDIDSSSWILVQNCDIDCNDDDFCLKAGRDWDGLRVNKPTEYVVIRKCISRAGAGLLTCGSETSGGIRHVLATDLIGNGTSNGLNIKSAITRGGTVEDIHFTNITMNGVGTAFQITMNWNPSYSYSKLPDGYNEATLPDHWKKILHKVEPAEKGIPHFKDVYISNIKVTGAKKAVNAIGLKESTMQNFHFDKVNIESGTAGDVQFAQAWEWKNSQIITQDNTKLNLTDAQSGK